From a region of the Fischerella sp. JS2 genome:
- a CDS encoding ABC transporter ATP-binding protein translates to MAKTRRLAVLATYLRPHWREATLGIVALLTVNGLGVYIPLLIRSAVDKLSVTFSLNQLSNYVIPIILLTSAMWFIRMASRIWIFGVGRQVEFELKQRIFEHLLKLEPSYFTTNTAGDLISRATSDVDNVRRLLGFAVLSLANTVFAYVLTLPVMLSISVDMTLAALAVYPLMFYLVHLFSDRLRNQQLAVQNQLSDISDLIQEDISGIALIKIYAQEENERRAFAQKNQNLLQANLKLAKSRNTLFPLVGGLANISSLVIILLGATRIASGTLDVGSFVALLLYVERLVFPTALLGFTITAYQRGEVSVDRIESILTVTPKIKDESDVIHLPIEQVQGKLTAKNLCYIYPGASTRALDRVSFSIAPGETVAIVGAIGSGKSTLANALPRLLDIDEGQLFLDGVDITKIALADLRSAIAYVPQDSFLFSTTVKNNIRYGDPLAEQQEVELAAKTAQIHPEILNFPQEYETIVGERGITLSGGQRQRTALARAMLVDAPVLILDDALSSVDNQTATAILNNLSGGTKRKTVIFITHQLSAAAVADRIFVMDKGKIVQTGTQAELLQQPGLYRTLWSQHQVEELLH, encoded by the coding sequence ATGGCAAAAACACGACGCCTTGCTGTACTTGCTACTTACCTGCGTCCCCACTGGCGGGAAGCGACATTAGGTATTGTCGCTCTGTTAACTGTCAATGGACTAGGTGTTTACATTCCTTTGTTGATTCGCTCAGCAGTTGACAAACTCTCAGTCACATTTAGCTTAAATCAGTTATCCAATTACGTAATACCAATTATCCTGCTGACTTCAGCGATGTGGTTTATTCGGATGGCGTCGCGCATCTGGATATTTGGTGTGGGACGTCAAGTAGAATTTGAACTCAAACAACGAATTTTTGAACACCTACTGAAGCTAGAGCCATCTTATTTTACTACCAACACTGCTGGTGACTTGATTAGTCGTGCCACTAGTGATGTAGATAACGTCAGGCGATTATTGGGTTTTGCAGTATTGAGCCTGGCAAATACCGTGTTTGCTTATGTTTTAACATTACCAGTCATGCTCTCAATTAGTGTAGACATGACACTGGCAGCGTTAGCAGTGTATCCTTTGATGTTTTATTTGGTGCATCTGTTTAGCGATCGCCTTCGTAATCAACAGTTAGCAGTGCAAAATCAACTCTCTGACATTAGCGATTTGATTCAAGAGGATATCAGTGGTATTGCCTTAATCAAAATCTACGCCCAAGAAGAAAACGAACGGCGTGCTTTCGCCCAAAAGAATCAGAATTTATTACAAGCTAACCTCAAACTAGCAAAAAGCCGCAATACACTGTTTCCCTTAGTTGGTGGATTAGCCAATATTAGCTCCCTTGTCATCATCTTGCTGGGAGCAACGCGCATCGCCTCTGGAACCCTTGATGTTGGTAGTTTTGTCGCGCTGCTGTTGTATGTAGAGCGTTTGGTTTTTCCCACTGCTTTGTTAGGATTCACCATCACCGCCTACCAACGGGGTGAAGTGAGTGTTGATCGCATTGAATCGATTTTGACTGTCACACCCAAAATTAAAGACGAATCAGATGTAATTCATTTACCAATAGAGCAAGTGCAAGGGAAATTGACAGCAAAAAACCTTTGTTATATTTATCCTGGTGCTTCCACTCGCGCTTTAGATAGAGTTAGCTTTAGTATCGCCCCAGGAGAGACTGTCGCAATTGTCGGGGCTATTGGTTCAGGGAAATCAACTTTAGCTAATGCTTTACCTCGTCTGTTGGATATTGACGAAGGACAGTTATTTTTAGATGGAGTAGATATTACTAAAATTGCCTTAGCAGACTTACGCAGTGCGATCGCCTACGTTCCTCAAGATAGTTTTCTTTTCAGTACCACTGTCAAAAATAACATCCGCTATGGCGATCCCTTAGCAGAACAGCAAGAAGTAGAATTAGCTGCCAAAACTGCACAAATTCATCCAGAAATATTAAATTTTCCCCAGGAATACGAAACTATAGTTGGTGAACGTGGTATTACTCTTTCTGGCGGTCAACGACAACGTACAGCTTTAGCAAGGGCAATGCTAGTTGATGCCCCAGTTTTGATTTTAGATGATGCCCTCTCCAGTGTTGACAATCAAACAGCTACAGCAATCTTGAACAATCTTTCTGGTGGTACGAAACGTAAAACTGTGATTTTTATTACCCACCAACTTTCAGCCGCAGCTGTTGCTGATCGAATTTTTGTCATGGATAAAGGCAAAATTGTCCAAACAGGGACACAAGCAGAATTATTACAACAACCAGGTCTTTATAGAACTTTGTGGAGTCAACATCAAGTCGAGGAATTATTGCATTAG
- a CDS encoding AI-2E family transporter, with product MLSLNKLLRWLILTLLFPLVFLNGWLAFKLFQYFQPIVTILVLATLLAFILDYPVAILEQRGMQRKYAVLLVLILTLVIVISLGITLLPIALQQLNEMTKAVPQWIDTTEQKLQFLNNWAASHRLNINFSEIFTQSINSLPNELEQAGDKLFSIIRDTIDSVSEALITIVLTVYMLIDGERIWKGIFTKIPFELSQQIQQSLQKNFQNFLIGQVILALMLGVTETILFLILKLRFGLVFGLGVGILSLVPFGDIVSYFIIAFILATHDIWLAIKVLVLSLILDQLVDQAIAPRILGSFTGLRPIWVIISLLIGTYVGGLLGLLLAVPLAGFIKDAINGFAEFPGSISSVEDEKLPEVLINESTLQ from the coding sequence ATGCTTTCTCTAAATAAACTACTAAGATGGTTGATTTTGACGCTACTCTTTCCATTAGTTTTTCTCAATGGTTGGTTGGCTTTTAAATTGTTTCAATATTTTCAACCAATAGTCACTATTCTAGTTTTGGCTACTTTGTTAGCATTTATTTTGGACTACCCTGTTGCAATTCTTGAGCAACGAGGAATGCAACGTAAATATGCAGTTTTATTAGTTTTGATTTTAACGTTAGTAATTGTGATCAGCTTGGGTATTACTTTGTTACCCATTGCTCTACAACAATTAAATGAAATGACTAAAGCAGTTCCACAATGGATTGATACTACTGAACAAAAACTTCAATTTCTCAACAATTGGGCAGCAAGTCACAGATTAAATATTAATTTCAGTGAGATATTTACTCAGTCAATTAATAGTTTGCCTAATGAATTAGAACAAGCGGGAGATAAGCTATTTAGTATTATTAGAGATACTATTGATAGTGTTTCCGAAGCTTTAATCACTATTGTATTAACAGTATATATGTTAATAGATGGTGAAAGGATTTGGAAAGGAATATTTACAAAAATACCTTTTGAATTATCTCAGCAGATACAGCAATCTCTTCAAAAGAATTTTCAGAACTTTCTGATTGGTCAGGTGATTTTAGCTTTAATGTTGGGAGTAACAGAAACTATCTTATTTTTAATCCTGAAACTGCGATTTGGTTTAGTATTTGGTTTGGGTGTGGGAATTTTGAGCTTAGTTCCTTTTGGTGATATTGTTAGTTATTTTATTATCGCTTTTATACTCGCAACCCACGACATTTGGTTAGCTATCAAAGTTTTAGTTCTATCCCTGATTCTTGATCAGTTAGTTGACCAAGCGATCGCACCCCGCATTTTAGGTAGTTTTACTGGTCTTAGACCCATCTGGGTGATCATCTCTTTACTAATCGGGACTTATGTTGGCGGATTATTAGGGTTACTGCTTGCTGTTCCTTTAGCTGGTTTTATCAAAGATGCGATCAATGGTTTTGCTGAGTTCCCTGGAAGTATTAGTTCTGTTGAGGATGAGAAGTTACCAGAGGTGTTAATCAATGAGTCTACTTTGCAGTAA
- a CDS encoding Txe/YoeB family addiction module toxin, whose translation MNKKKKKKAEAEEIKPVVVNRSPGFSSKFKEDLAWWFKQDFQKGSNILDLVTAVMQDPFEGIGKPEPLKYMDAEIWSRRIDLEHRLVYRVGNTQIDFLTCRYHYE comes from the coding sequence TTGAACAAAAAGAAGAAAAAGAAAGCTGAAGCTGAGGAAATTAAGCCAGTTGTAGTTAATCGTAGTCCTGGTTTTAGTTCTAAATTCAAAGAAGATTTAGCTTGGTGGTTCAAGCAAGATTTTCAGAAAGGATCGAATATATTGGATTTGGTAACGGCTGTCATGCAAGATCCTTTTGAGGGTATTGGAAAACCAGAACCATTGAAGTATATGGATGCAGAGATTTGGTCACGGCGAATCGATTTAGAACATCGGCTTGTCTATCGAGTCGGAAACACTCAGATTGATTTTCTTACTTGTCGCTATCACTACGAATAA
- a CDS encoding type II toxin-antitoxin system Phd/YefM family antitoxin has product MLSYKITSPTDARNDFFKLLDLVVENHRVYIINRRGGENVALIAESDLVSLVETVYLLRSPANAHRLLDAIEESKTGKIQPQTIAELQQELGIEQKEEKES; this is encoded by the coding sequence ATGTTGTCCTACAAAATCACATCCCCAACCGATGCGAGAAATGACTTTTTTAAGTTGTTAGACCTAGTAGTAGAAAATCATCGAGTGTATATTATTAACCGCCGTGGTGGTGAAAATGTCGCCTTGATTGCTGAGTCAGACTTGGTAAGTTTAGTTGAGACTGTTTATCTTTTGCGTTCTCCTGCTAATGCTCATCGTTTACTGGATGCAATAGAGGAATCAAAAACTGGAAAGATTCAACCTCAAACTATCGCAGAACTTCAGCAGGAGTTGGGGATTGAACAAAAAGAAGAAAAAGAAAGCTGA
- a CDS encoding ATP-dependent Clp protease ATP-binding subunit yields MFEHFTSEAIKVVMLAQEEARRLGHNFVGTEQILLGLLGEGNGVAAKVLTELGVTLKEARREVERIIGRGSGYLPPEIPFTPKVKTLFEQSFKEARSLGHNYIGTEHLLLGLTEAGEGVAAKVLQNLGVDLNNIRTTVIRLLGEVTPTTVGGGGSSSPRRNQTLTLEEFGRNLTKLAQEGKLDPVVGREKEIERAIQILGRRTKNNPVLIGEPGVGKTAIAEGLAQRIHNQDVPDILQDKQVISLDMGLLVAGTRFRGDFEERLKKIMDEIRSERNIILVIDEIHTLVGAGGVEGGMDAANILKPALAKGELQCIGATTLDEYRQHIERDAALERRFQPIMVGEPSVEDTIVILQGLRSVYEQHHRVQITDEALVAAANLSDRYISDRFLPDKAIDLIDEAGSRVRLRSSMVSANREIKRELATVTKTKDEAVRAQDFDKAGELRDRELELEAKLADKQNNKSVNPLVVSEEDIAQIVAAWTGVPVNKLTESESEMLLHLEDTLHQRLIGQEQAVTAVSRAIRRARVGLKNPNRPIASFIFSGPTGVGKTELAKSLAAYFFGSEEAMIRLDMSEFMERHTVSKLIGSPPGYVGYDEGGQLTEAVRRRPYTVLLFDEIEKAHPDVFNMLLQILDDGHLTDAKGRKVDFKNTLIILTSNIGSRVIEKGGGGLGFQFSEDEAEASYNRIRNLVNEELKNYFRPEFLNRLDEIIVFTQLKKEEVKQIAEIMLKEVAGRLTEKGITLEVSDRFKERVLQEGYNPSYGARPLRRAIMRLLEDSLAEALLSGQIAEGDTAVVDVDDDGQVRVNKSETRELMLANVG; encoded by the coding sequence ATGTTTGAACATTTCACTTCCGAAGCTATTAAAGTAGTTATGCTCGCTCAGGAGGAGGCCAGAAGACTGGGTCACAACTTCGTTGGAACTGAACAAATTCTCCTGGGTTTGCTGGGAGAAGGAAATGGGGTTGCTGCCAAAGTGCTGACCGAATTGGGCGTTACTCTCAAAGAAGCACGTCGCGAAGTCGAAAGAATTATTGGTCGGGGTTCTGGCTACTTACCACCAGAAATTCCTTTTACCCCGAAGGTAAAAACCTTATTTGAGCAGTCGTTCAAAGAAGCTCGTAGTTTAGGACATAACTATATTGGTACTGAACACTTACTGTTAGGATTAACTGAGGCTGGGGAAGGAGTCGCAGCTAAAGTCCTACAAAATTTGGGGGTTGACCTCAACAATATCCGCACTACAGTTATTCGTCTGTTGGGTGAAGTGACACCCACGACTGTAGGTGGAGGTGGTAGTAGCAGTCCTAGAAGAAACCAAACTTTGACTTTAGAAGAGTTTGGTAGAAATCTCACCAAACTGGCACAAGAAGGTAAACTCGACCCTGTAGTTGGTCGTGAGAAAGAAATTGAACGTGCTATCCAGATTCTTGGTCGTCGCACGAAAAACAACCCGGTATTGATCGGTGAGCCAGGAGTTGGTAAAACTGCGATCGCTGAAGGTTTAGCACAACGCATTCACAACCAAGATGTCCCCGATATTTTGCAAGATAAGCAAGTTATTAGTCTTGATATGGGGTTACTGGTAGCTGGTACTCGCTTCCGTGGCGATTTTGAAGAACGCCTCAAGAAAATCATGGATGAAATTCGCTCTGAGCGTAATATCATCCTGGTAATCGATGAGATTCACACCCTCGTTGGTGCTGGTGGTGTAGAAGGTGGTATGGATGCTGCCAATATCCTCAAGCCGGCATTAGCCAAGGGTGAACTCCAGTGCATTGGTGCAACTACCCTCGATGAGTATCGTCAGCATATTGAACGCGATGCTGCGCTAGAACGGCGTTTCCAACCGATCATGGTTGGTGAACCCTCAGTAGAAGATACAATTGTGATTCTCCAAGGCTTGCGTTCAGTTTACGAACAACACCACAGAGTGCAAATTACTGACGAAGCATTGGTTGCAGCCGCTAATTTGTCTGACCGCTATATTAGCGATCGCTTCTTGCCAGATAAAGCAATTGACTTGATTGATGAAGCTGGTAGCCGTGTGCGTTTGCGGAGTTCGATGGTGAGTGCCAATCGCGAAATTAAGCGAGAATTGGCTACTGTAACTAAAACTAAAGACGAAGCCGTCAGAGCACAAGACTTTGACAAAGCTGGTGAATTGCGCGATCGCGAGTTGGAACTGGAAGCTAAATTAGCAGATAAACAAAATAACAAATCTGTCAACCCCCTGGTTGTCAGCGAAGAAGACATTGCTCAAATCGTCGCTGCGTGGACTGGTGTACCAGTCAACAAGTTGACCGAATCTGAGTCGGAGATGTTGCTGCACTTAGAAGACACCCTGCATCAGCGTCTCATCGGTCAAGAACAAGCAGTCACGGCTGTATCCCGTGCTATCCGTCGCGCCCGTGTCGGCTTGAAAAATCCCAATCGACCGATCGCTAGCTTTATCTTCTCTGGCCCTACCGGAGTTGGTAAGACTGAATTAGCAAAGTCTTTGGCAGCTTACTTCTTCGGTTCCGAAGAAGCAATGATTCGCCTGGATATGTCAGAGTTCATGGAACGTCACACCGTTTCCAAGCTGATTGGTTCACCTCCTGGTTACGTAGGCTACGACGAAGGCGGACAATTGACCGAAGCAGTCCGGCGCAGACCATACACAGTGTTGCTATTCGATGAAATCGAGAAAGCACACCCCGATGTCTTCAACATGCTGCTGCAAATTTTGGATGACGGTCATCTCACCGATGCCAAAGGTCGGAAAGTAGACTTTAAGAATACTCTGATTATCTTGACTTCTAACATCGGTTCACGAGTCATTGAAAAAGGTGGTGGCGGTTTAGGCTTCCAGTTCAGCGAGGACGAAGCCGAAGCAAGTTACAACCGCATTCGTAACTTGGTAAACGAAGAACTGAAAAACTACTTCCGTCCCGAGTTCCTCAACCGTCTTGATGAAATTATCGTCTTCACCCAACTCAAGAAGGAGGAAGTCAAGCAAATTGCTGAGATCATGCTCAAAGAAGTTGCTGGCCGCTTAACTGAAAAAGGCATAACTTTAGAGGTGAGCGATCGCTTCAAAGAGCGTGTACTTCAAGAAGGCTACAACCCCAGCTACGGTGCTAGACCGTTACGTCGGGCAATTATGCGCCTCTTAGAAGATTCTCTGGCAGAAGCATTGTTGTCTGGACAAATTGCGGAAGGTGATACAGCCGTTGTTGATGTTGACGATGACGGTCAAGTGAGAGTCAACAAATCAGAAACCAGAGAGTTAATGTTAGCGAATGTGGGCTAA
- a CDS encoding DUF3288 family protein, which yields MTKDQQHPLYNRDRSIVDSLLAGEATEYNLAELARLRIRYHGFPGARDIQSDLDKILQQWGLTEVELFEKTRAIHAIGGIYKSRSKKEEQDWN from the coding sequence ATGACCAAAGACCAACAACATCCTTTATATAATCGCGATCGCTCGATTGTGGATAGTCTACTAGCTGGTGAGGCGACAGAATATAACTTGGCTGAATTGGCTAGGCTGCGAATTCGTTATCACGGCTTTCCCGGTGCTAGAGACATTCAAAGCGACTTAGATAAAATATTACAACAGTGGGGTCTAACTGAAGTAGAGCTATTTGAGAAAACTCGTGCCATTCATGCTATTGGCGGCATTTACAAAAGTCGCTCTAAGAAAGAAGAACAAGATTGGAATTAA
- a CDS encoding GTP-binding protein: MTSILPLPDPHQSNASNWEKELDNAIFSFEDIQAELNYKQAQTALRNLVANLDLSLEEQAGLEAQINDLETMLNKLDSMVVHIAAFGMVGRGKSSLLNALVGQAVFETGPLHGVTRNAQRVNWSITEETVGDTERALRVTLSGTGQSRVELIDTPGLDEVDGDTRAALAEQIAKQADLILFVISGDMTKVEHEALSQLREAGKPMLLVFNKVDQYPEADRMAIYHKIRDERVRELLSPDEIVMAAASPLVRTVIRRPDGSRGVQMRQGNARVEELKLKILEILQREGKALVALNSMLYADNVNEQLVKRKLMIRENAANQLIWKAVITKAAAIALNPLTVVDILSGAAVDVALILGLSKLYGIPMTEPGAVKLLQRIALSMGGIGASELLANLGLSSLKTLLGISAPITGGASLAPYVSVALTQAGVAGVSSYGIGQVTKAYLANGATWGPDGPKVVINKILATLDEESILNRIKEELRAKIKRF; the protein is encoded by the coding sequence ATGACTTCCATATTGCCCCTACCAGATCCTCATCAAAGTAATGCATCTAATTGGGAAAAAGAACTAGATAACGCTATTTTTAGCTTTGAAGATATTCAGGCAGAACTGAACTACAAACAAGCACAAACAGCGCTGCGGAATTTAGTAGCCAATCTAGACCTTTCTTTGGAAGAACAAGCAGGATTAGAAGCACAAATTAATGATTTAGAAACCATGCTCAACAAACTGGACAGCATGGTAGTACATATAGCTGCCTTCGGAATGGTAGGGCGGGGTAAATCTTCTTTATTAAATGCTTTGGTAGGGCAAGCTGTATTTGAAACCGGGCCTTTACACGGTGTGACTCGCAATGCCCAAAGAGTAAACTGGAGTATCACCGAAGAAACTGTTGGCGACACAGAACGGGCCTTACGAGTCACCCTCTCTGGAACTGGTCAGTCGCGAGTAGAATTAATTGATACACCAGGGCTGGACGAAGTGGATGGTGACACCCGCGCTGCTTTAGCAGAACAAATAGCCAAACAAGCAGATTTAATTTTGTTTGTGATTTCTGGTGATATGACCAAAGTTGAACACGAAGCCCTTTCTCAGTTGCGGGAAGCAGGTAAACCGATGTTGCTGGTGTTCAACAAAGTAGATCAGTATCCAGAAGCAGACCGGATGGCAATTTACCACAAAATCCGTGATGAACGGGTACGGGAATTACTCTCACCAGATGAAATTGTCATGGCAGCAGCATCTCCACTAGTACGGACAGTAATTCGTCGTCCTGACGGTAGTAGGGGTGTGCAGATGCGCCAAGGTAATGCCCGAGTGGAAGAATTGAAGCTGAAAATTTTGGAAATTTTACAGCGAGAAGGTAAAGCCTTGGTTGCTCTCAATTCCATGCTTTATGCGGACAATGTGAATGAACAATTGGTCAAGCGTAAACTCATGATTCGAGAGAATGCTGCTAATCAATTGATTTGGAAAGCTGTGATCACAAAAGCAGCTGCGATCGCACTTAATCCTTTAACAGTAGTGGATATTTTGAGTGGTGCGGCAGTAGATGTTGCCTTAATCCTGGGTTTATCTAAACTCTACGGTATTCCGATGACTGAACCAGGAGCCGTAAAATTACTACAGAGAATTGCCTTAAGTATGGGTGGGATCGGTGCAAGTGAATTATTAGCCAATCTTGGTTTAAGTTCACTCAAAACTTTACTTGGTATTTCTGCACCCATCACAGGTGGCGCATCCCTCGCACCTTATGTATCGGTAGCACTGACACAAGCAGGTGTAGCTGGTGTTTCTTCCTATGGAATTGGGCAAGTTACCAAAGCTTATTTAGCTAATGGGGCAACTTGGGGTCCAGATGGACCCAAAGTGGTAATTAATAAAATTTTGGCAACCCTAGATGAAGAATCGATTCTGAATCGGATTAAAGAAGAATTGCGGGCTAAAATCAAGCGATTTTAG
- a CDS encoding M48 family metallopeptidase, which produces MKRRWKSLFLAVSWVMLAIGTSILIILTQPLAPTPAQEPTVVIETPKPTPTPETSEDKKPDSAVAEPAPTPEEIARRQKLIEADKLYLAGEYAAAEKIYREVKKPFAQTSHTLQIKPAIADVNQLSPAGKVYWREVQAGIVSKLQTRIFVPLELLVQQYPEFIPGQIKYSELLQEYGDKKKALEVLERAVTLYPNQADLIKAKVTTLASNKKWMEASIAARQFAILNPNHPQVAEFNKLAEENLKRYKSHIRAKVRGNTIANIITGALGYALTGSLVGPFSALDSTILLLQGEKAVGDSVAKQAKKQLPLVKDPQLVAYVNSIGQKLAKVGGRDEFKYEFFMIPEESLNAFALPGGKIFVHAGAIAKTNSEAELAGLLGHELSHVLLSHGFQLITQGNLIGNLTQYLPFGGTIGQLFSLTYSRDMERQADTLGTRLIVSSGYAADGVYNLMNTLKEQQKYSPPSWLSSHPGSKERVEYLQELITTNNYNRYAYEGVAQHLEMQAKAKQILKEKKEHKREQETGNRQ; this is translated from the coding sequence ATGAAACGACGTTGGAAGTCATTATTCCTGGCCGTGAGTTGGGTAATGCTAGCTATTGGGACATCTATTTTAATTATCCTGACACAACCGCTAGCACCCACTCCTGCCCAAGAGCCTACTGTTGTAATTGAAACTCCCAAACCTACGCCGACACCAGAAACAAGTGAGGACAAAAAGCCAGACTCAGCAGTAGCAGAACCAGCACCCACTCCCGAAGAAATTGCCCGTCGGCAAAAATTGATCGAAGCAGACAAGCTATATTTGGCGGGAGAGTACGCAGCAGCCGAGAAAATATATCGCGAGGTGAAAAAACCATTTGCACAAACATCTCACACACTACAAATTAAACCAGCAATCGCTGATGTCAATCAACTGTCTCCAGCAGGCAAGGTATACTGGCGAGAGGTACAAGCTGGTATTGTCAGTAAGCTGCAAACTAGAATTTTTGTTCCCCTAGAACTTTTAGTTCAGCAGTATCCAGAGTTTATTCCTGGTCAAATTAAATACTCTGAACTACTGCAAGAATACGGTGACAAAAAAAAAGCATTAGAGGTTTTAGAACGGGCTGTAACACTTTATCCAAACCAAGCAGATTTAATTAAAGCAAAAGTTACAACCCTAGCAAGTAACAAAAAATGGATGGAGGCATCTATAGCAGCACGACAATTTGCAATTCTCAATCCTAATCACCCCCAAGTAGCTGAATTTAATAAACTAGCAGAAGAAAATCTCAAACGTTATAAATCTCATATTCGAGCAAAGGTCAGGGGTAACACGATCGCTAATATTATTACTGGTGCTTTAGGATATGCTCTGACTGGTAGCCTTGTTGGACCATTTTCTGCCCTAGATTCTACAATATTATTGCTCCAGGGCGAAAAGGCTGTGGGTGATTCGGTAGCAAAACAAGCAAAAAAACAACTACCTTTAGTTAAAGACCCACAACTTGTAGCATACGTTAATTCTATCGGGCAAAAACTGGCAAAAGTCGGCGGACGCGATGAATTTAAGTACGAGTTCTTTATGATTCCGGAAGAATCCCTCAATGCCTTTGCCCTACCCGGTGGTAAAATTTTCGTTCACGCTGGTGCGATCGCCAAAACCAATTCCGAAGCAGAATTAGCTGGGTTACTTGGTCATGAATTATCCCACGTCCTGCTTTCTCACGGTTTCCAATTAATCACCCAAGGGAATCTCATCGGCAACCTCACTCAGTATCTTCCCTTTGGCGGTACTATCGGACAGCTATTTTCACTAACTTACAGCCGTGACATGGAACGTCAAGCAGATACTCTGGGTACGCGTCTGATTGTTAGTAGTGGTTACGCTGCTGATGGTGTGTATAACTTGATGAACACCCTCAAAGAACAACAAAAATATTCTCCTCCTAGTTGGTTATCATCTCACCCAGGCAGCAAAGAGCGAGTGGAATATCTACAAGAATTGATTACAACCAACAACTACAATCGTTATGCCTACGAAGGTGTAGCCCAACATCTGGAAATGCAAGCCAAAGCCAAGCAGATCCTCAAAGAAAAAAAAGAACATAAAAGGGAACAGGAAACAGGGAATAGACAATAG
- the holB gene encoding DNA polymerase III subunit delta': MTFSSLIGQPQGVQLLTQAVKSNRVAPAYLFVGADGVGRSLAARCFIELLFTDAHDNTDVVRTKLQKDNHPDVLWLQPTYQYQGQRLTAAEAAAKGLKRKAPPVIRLEQIREITEFLSRPPLEAPRHVVVVEQAETMAEAAANALLKTLEEPGQATLILIAPSPESILPTLVSRCQRIPFYRLDTATMAEILTRTGHEEILQHPAVLSIAGGSPGEAIAAYQQLQAIPSELLQAVTKVPQNYRQALELARDIDKALDTEAQLWLVDYLQQSYWLQWHQPQIIKLLEQARKSLLCYAQPRLVWECTFIRLCQVDPPGTRVLI; encoded by the coding sequence ATGACATTTTCCTCACTCATCGGACAACCACAAGGAGTACAATTACTGACGCAAGCTGTAAAAAGCAATCGAGTAGCACCAGCTTATTTGTTTGTTGGGGCGGATGGTGTAGGACGCAGTTTAGCAGCACGGTGCTTTATAGAGTTATTGTTTACCGATGCTCATGACAATACAGATGTTGTCCGTACTAAACTGCAAAAAGATAACCATCCCGATGTCCTGTGGCTACAGCCAACCTACCAGTATCAAGGACAGCGCCTCACCGCCGCAGAAGCAGCCGCCAAAGGACTCAAGCGCAAAGCACCACCAGTAATTCGCCTAGAACAAATTCGTGAGATTACCGAATTTCTCTCTCGTCCACCTTTGGAAGCACCAAGGCATGTGGTGGTGGTGGAACAGGCAGAAACAATGGCAGAAGCCGCTGCAAATGCCCTACTGAAAACTTTAGAAGAACCAGGACAGGCAACACTGATATTAATTGCTCCTTCACCAGAGTCAATCTTACCGACCTTGGTGTCACGCTGCCAACGTATTCCCTTTTATCGCTTAGACACAGCCACAATGGCTGAGATATTAACACGTACGGGTCATGAGGAAATTCTCCAACATCCTGCGGTGTTGAGTATTGCTGGTGGTAGCCCTGGGGAAGCGATCGCTGCTTATCAACAACTACAAGCCATTCCTTCAGAACTACTCCAAGCTGTCACCAAAGTACCACAAAACTATCGCCAAGCCTTAGAGTTAGCCAGAGATATAGATAAAGCTCTCGATACAGAAGCACAACTATGGCTAGTCGATTATCTCCAGCAGTCTTATTGGCTCCAGTGGCATCAACCCCAAATAATCAAACTATTAGAACAAGCTCGTAAATCTTTACTTTGTTATGCCCAGCCGCGTCTAGTGTGGGAATGCACATTTATTCGGTTGTGTCAAGTAGATCCGCCTGGTACTAGAGTATTAATTTAG